One part of the Solea solea chromosome 1, fSolSol10.1, whole genome shotgun sequence genome encodes these proteins:
- the mos gene encoding proto-oncogene serine/threonine-protein kinase mos, protein MPSPIPVTRLLPGDIYPSLDTRACSSPLTQHGSTLQVPTERLHGERVASRLWSSVIYWKELRSLQPVGSGGFGSVYRAEYLGQTTALKRVKKCTKNRLASRQSFWAELNAAHLRHGNIVRVIAATTCVPADFGDDDCIGMILMEYVGDRNLQQVIYDSAELQEEQWLRYSTDIAHGLRFLHAHSVVHLDIKPANVLVTSDDVCKIVDFGCSFKLERGCEVSVIGPELSHVGGTYTHRAPELLKGEAVSPKADIFSFGITLWQLMTREQPYTGDRQHVVYAVVAQDLRPPVHESPVFRSEQGRLCRSLLSRCWSGDARCRPSAQELLQQLEQLRSHSHS, encoded by the coding sequence ATGCCTTCTCCCATCCCCGTCACCCGCCTGCTGCCCGGAGACATCTACCCGTCTCTGGACACTAGAGCCTGCAGCAGCCCGCTGACCCAACACGGTTCCACGTTACAAGTCCCCACTGAGCGGCTCCACGGCGAGAGGGTCGCCAGCCGGCTCTGGTCCTCTGTGATCTACTGGAAGGAGCTGCGCTCCCTGCAGCCCGTGGGCTCCGGCGGGTTCGGCTCCGTGTACCGGGCCGAGTACCTCGGACAAACCACTGCGCTGAAGAGAGTCAAGAAATGCACCAAGAACCGGCTGGCGTCCCGGCAGAGCTTCTGGGCCGAGCTGAACGCAGCGCACCTGCGCCACGGGAACATCGTGCGCGTCATCGCGGCTACCACGTGCGTGCCCGCGGATTTTGGGGATGACGATTGCATCGGAATGATCCTGATGGAGTACGTCGGGGACCGGAACCTGCAACAGGTCATATACGACTCCGCGGAGCTACAGGAGGAGCAGTGGCTGCGCTATTCCACGGACATTGCGCACGGCCTGCGCTTCCTCCACGCGCACAGTGTGGTGCACCTGGACATCAAACCTGCCAACGTGCTCGTGACAAGCGACGACGTCTGCAAGATAGTGGATTTCGGGTGTTCTTTTAAACTGGAGCGCGGGTGTGAAGTGAGCGTCATCGGCCCGGAGCTGAGCCACGTGGGCGGCACGTACACGCACCGCGCGCCGGAGCTGCTGAAGGGGGAGGCGGTGTCTCCAAAGGCGGACATCTTCTCCTTCGGGATCACGCTGTGGCAGCTGATGACCAGAGAGCAGCCGTACACCGGCGACAGGCAGCACGTCGTGTACGCGGTCGTGGCGCAGGATCTGCGACCGCCTGTCCACGAGTCCCCGGTGTTCCGGTCTGAGCAGGGCCGCCTGTGCAGAAGTCTGCTGAGCCGGTGCTGGAGCGGCGATGCCCGGTGTAGACCCAGCgctcaggagctgctgcagcagctggagcagctgcGCTCCCACTCCCACTCGTGA